In Osmia lignaria lignaria isolate PbOS001 chromosome 5, iyOsmLign1, whole genome shotgun sequence, a single genomic region encodes these proteins:
- the LOC117605081 gene encoding uncharacterized protein LOC117605081, giving the protein MSVHYKFKSTLDYDTVSFDGLHISVADLKKAIFHQKRIGKNTDFDLQITNAQTKEDYTDDNALIAKNTSLIVARVPLTIQQKRSWDRNETPSFSNLKDETNLGRAVDLTRLDGSEEDKIRAMMTQSTQDYDPSNYMKIRGANQTGDVPANYRCYKCHQPGHWIKNCPLGINQEPIEIKKSTGIPRSFMVPVEGPRVPGAMMTPTGQYAVPAIDHQAYKEGKKERPPFSQDPEPAVEKPEIPEDLLCKICKDLLTDAVMIPCCGNSFCDECIRTFLLESEEHECPDCNEKDVSPETLIPNRFLRNAVMSFKNETGYAKRQTYRQPSQTNKQSAAQLDQQKTEPVTSSQTSNQNKPAQTADATVPSQEYTESQSTNFESTPQQYPVTTQPQTATATESTTEPDLQTEPVTKVALEEETEVPPPPGTEPLLPIPAIGSSPERDRERSDPPSRDKKERENEYSGERQSRERRRSFSRDNHRDRSGERGRRMENLRPVSRRKSLSPRHSQHNDYGSQGAPLSHLMNPPPSKSYQGLPPDDGHYPPSMHYESAIRRSTEDRPGTPTVDEPHLHVPSSNQPPLLPFPPGEDRIPQPSYNQPPPNVPPHNQPLLPDPYMSHRIPIYPHQQGSHYGPPRYERPPYQQQGYRPSQPPRNYNGPPRPIRGLHHLSYRGLQPPPPGLGRNIHNGNPPGIIDDPLEAFERMLREKDERDRRLGKHRRRSRTRSRSRSYSRSRSRSFSRRSPFSTRLSRSRSPPSKRRSSRSPLPLRTRSRTPKRRSRSGSFSISRSRSYSRSQSPRLSLSRDRDRERDRDRERDRDRDRDRDRDRDRDRERERERERDRERERERERERERERERERERERERERDRDRDRDRDRDRDRDRDRERELLSRYRSPPRSPPRFQRERDRDRDRPRSREPREGCNSYYNDSPAHDYQFRDRERDLPPRDRPVPRYPVRNQAAQHNIPPLLPHLVTGNHPPPLMSLGPPPTDRKDYYDSYNRYSGPSTQRFASPLRDVPHKRFDDVAPPGTEGYYDLSPPGVEVSERSLRDDRDRRVLRDQEDREHSLKDNDNEERDRLSLRDDRGRERDDRFRERDERDRRVLNRDREDRERQGLSRDHDDRIRDKDDRDRREKEKERDDRHTRDRRDDDRHIDKKDYDKDRYRDDRDRHRQDDKNRSREKDRRERDYESEKDRDRHERYERRSVEKKKTRKSLTPYSQKSRTDGKDVSPERMKKKEKDHEERNEEKKKEKKIKEKKKKKDDEKEKKKKKKKEKKSGQKDAIKDEPIKSIEQEELIVETKQETMSPTKADVIKSTNEDENIENRIVCIPPEPSMEESIKEEFEDKSLAMNPEPPEFHEPSPERMDHTEFGTNPPNPNFKPIPELKSEIKPIDNLYSGLDDTEINTVITEKYSLLSENETEEKSTLLGDKSPKKDEFLAPLPELSKWERDDTVEKGDEICDTSIEKIQTDEPKSTKVVTSEVLKRAENAIFQKAINAIRPIEIKKISESRKVLYQNPEPKVIETEPNREPRKSVNVTINVGRNERNVEITEPVKKAKLDRTKFKPVPETYSPTRLSAKERLGEKVEENKERKISPIKSFLDRREGKGENQSRSRSPRIRDKRISPLLDRRVDSSLNLPGNERKVFLDDRKRENKDRSKDRNEFRNERHDMRSDRDPRGDFRSTRNDVKDKDRDKERDRERRGRTPSCTFKRNDISKISLLKGRDDDSDRRREKKSKEDKKRKKDHRSRSKSKEHKKRKEKKHKKDKEKNSEKKQKHKENIVLKDKVETSETKINYENPEPPVVESIKKQRKNPRLVSDRKRSILDEANFEPDYSASDSESDGEDGKVMPLPAKKLKLDEPDMEKEMDIKPLKKRSKSTSSEDSSSSSDSSSTDTDSSDESHKKKKKKHKKHKKKKSIKKDSSSDTDSYSDSSDTSSDEEKHKKKSKKSKNRNKQAKKKKKSKHK; this is encoded by the exons atgtctGTACATTACAAATTCAAATCCACTTTGGACTACGACACTGTGTCCTTTGATGGATTACATATTTCTGTAGCAGACTTGAAGAAAGCTATTTTTCATCAAAAACGTATAGGAAAGAATACAGACTTTGATTTGCAAATAACAAATGCTCAAACTAAAGAAG ATTACACAGATGATAATGCATTAATTGCAAAGAATACCAGTCTTATCGTTGCTAGAGTTCCATTAACAATACAACAGAAACGATCATGGGATAGAAATGAGACTCCTTCGTTTAGTAATTTAAAGGATGAAACTAATTTAGGACGGGCTGTGGACCTAACAAGGCTTGATGGCTCAGAAGAAGATAAGATTCGAGCAATGATGACTCAGTCTACGCAAGATTATGATCCATCAAA TTATATGAAAATACGTGGCGCTAATCAAACTGGTGATGTACCCGCAAATTATCGTTGTTACAAATGTCATCAACCTGGTCATTGGATCAAGAATTGTCCGCTTGGAATAAATCAAGAACCCatagaaattaaaaagagtACAGGTATTCCTAGGAGTTTTATGGTTCCTGTAGAAGGGCCACGAGTTCCCGGTGCTATGATGACACCGACAGGTCAATACGCTGTACCAGCTATTGATCA TCAAGCTTATAAAGAGGGTAAAAAGGAACGACCACCGTTTTCCCAAGATCCAGAACCCGCTGTGGAAAAGCCAGAAATTCCGGAGGACTTATTATGTAAAATTTGTAAAGATCTCTTGACAGACGCAGTGATGATACCATGCTGTGGCAATTCATTTTGTGACGAAT GTATTCGTACGTTCTTGTTAGAATCCGAGGAACACGAATGTCCAGATTGTAACGAAAAAGATGTATCACCAGAAACTCTTATTCCAAATCGCTTTTTAAGAAACGCTGTAATGAGTTTTAAGAATGAAACTGGGTATGCTAAACGGCAAACATACAGACAACCCTCACAAACCAATAAACAATCTGCAGCACAGTTAGATCAACAAAAAACTGAACCGGTTACATCAAGTCAAACATCAAATCAAAATAAACCTGCTCAAACTGCAGATGCTACTGTACCTTCTCAAGAGTATACAGAATCACAATCAACAAATTTTGAGTCTACACCTCAACAATATCCAGTTACTACACAACCACAGACTGCAA CTGCTACTGAATCAACAACAGAACCTGATTTGCAAACTGAGCCTGTAACAAAAGTGGCGttagaagaagaaacagagGTACCACCACCTCCAGGAACAGAACCATTACTACCTATTCCTGCAATCGGCAGTTCACCAGAAAGAGATAGAGAAAGGAGTGATCCCCCAAGTCGCGATAAGAAAGAACGTGAAAATGAATATTCAGGAGAAAGACAATCGAGAGAACGTAGACGAAGTTTTAGCAGAGATAATCACCGTGATAg AAGTGGAGAACGTGGTCGTAGAATGGAGAACTTGAGACCTGTAAGTCGAAGAAAATCCTTGTCTCCTAGGCACTCACAACACAACGATTATGGTTCTCAAGGAGCACCATTATCACATTTAATGAATCCTCCGCCATCGAAAAGTTATCAGGGGTTGCCACCCGATGATGGACATTATCCACCTAGTATGCATTATGAAAGCGCCATACGTAGATCAACCGAAGATCGTCCAGGCACTCCAACA gTTGATGAACCACACCTACATGTGCCTTCCAGCAATCAGCCACCGCTTTTACCTTTTCCACCGGGTGAAGATCGTATTCCACAGCCAAGTTACAATCAGCCTCCACCTAATGTACCACCGCATAATCAACCTTTATTACCAGATCCATACATGAGTCATCGAATACCTATTTATCCTCATCAACAAGGATCACACTATGGACCTCCACGATATGAAAGGCCTCCTTATCAACAACAAGGATACAGACCTTCGCAGCCACCCAGAAATTATAATGGACCGCCACGTCCAATTAGAGGATTACATCATT tAAGTTATCGAGGATtgcaaccaccaccacctggATTAGGTAGAAATATTCATAATGGTAATCCACCTGG tATAATCGATGATCCATTAGAAGCATTTGAACGAATGCTTCGAGAGAAAGATGAACGAGACAGAAGGCTTGGTAAAcatagaagaagaagtagaacaCGGTCAAGATCTCGTAGTTATAGTAGATCTAGATCACGTTCGTTTAGTCGTAGATCACCATTTTCAACTCGCTTAAGTCGGTCTAGAAGCCCTCCATCAAAAAGAAGGTCTTCAAGATCACCTTTACCTCTCAGAACACGAAGTCGTACTCCAAAACGTAGATCAAGAAGTGGAAGTTTCTCAATTAGCAG ATCTAGATCGTATTCACGTAGTCAATCCCCTAGATTATCTCTGTCACGAGATAGGGACAGAGAAAGGGATCGTGATCGTGAACGTGATCGTGATCGCGACCGTGACCGTGATCGGGATCGGGACCGGGATCGCGAACGTGAACGTGAACGTGAACGTGACCGTGAACGCGAACGTGAACGTGAACGTGAACGCGAACGAGAACGCGAACGAGAACGTGAACGTGAACGCGAACGTGAACGTGATCGGGATCGTGACCGTGATCGTGATCGAGaccgtgatcgtgatcgtgatcgcgAAAGAGAATTACTTTCTAGATACCGATCACCGCCTAGGTCACCTCCGAG ATTTCAAAGAGAGAGGGATCGTGATAGAGATCGACCTAGATCACGTGAACCTAGAGAAGGATGTAATAGTTATTACAATGATTCACCAGCGCATGATTACCAATTCAGAGATCGAGAACGGGATTTACCCCCTCGAGATAGGCCAGTACCTAGATATCCCGTAAGGAACCAAGCTGCTCAGCATAACATACCACCTTTGCTGCCACATTTAGTCACTGGAAATCATCCACCACCGCTTATGTCGTTGGGACCTCCACCTACGGACAGGAAAGActattatgattcctacaacaG GTATTCTGGACCATCGACGCAACGTTTTGCCAGTCCTTTGCGAGATGTGCCTCATAAAAGATTTGATGATGTTGCACCTCCTGGAACAGAGGGTTACTATGATCTTTCACCTCCAGGTGTTGAAGTTTCTGAAAGATCATTACGCGATGATCGTGACCGACGCGTATTAAGAGATCAAGAAGATCGTGAGCATTCTCTTAAAGATAATGATAACGAAGAACGGGATAGATTATCATTAAGGGATGACAG gGGTCGTGAACGGGATGATCGTTTCCGTGAAAGAGATGAAAGAGACCGAAGAGTTTTAAACAGAGATCGTGAAGATCGCGAAAGGCAAGGATTGTCTAGAGATCATGATGACAGAATACGTGATAAAGATGATCGTGAtagaagggagaaagagaaagagcgagATGATAGACATACCCGCGACCGTCGAGACGACGATAGACATATTGATAAAAAGGATTATGATAAAGATCG tTACAGAGACGATAGAGATCGTCATAGACAGGACGATAAGAATCGTTCCCGTGAAAAGGATAGACGCGAACGCGATTACGAATCCGAAAAAGATAGAGATCGTCACGAACGTTACGAGCGACGTTcggttgaaaagaagaaaaccaGAAAGAGTTTAACACCTTATTCACAGAAATCTAGAACCGATGGAAAGGATGTATCTCCAGAACGtatgaagaaaaaggaaaaagatcaCGAGGAAAGgaacgaagagaagaagaaagagaagaaaatcaaagaaaagaagaagaagaaagacgacgagaaagagaagaaaaagaagaagaagaaagaaaagaaatctgGTCAGAAAGATGCGATAAAAGACGAACCTATAAAGTCAATTGAACAGGAAGAATTAATAGTAGAAACTAAACAGGAAACTATGTCGCCAACGAAAGCTGACGTTATCAAATCAACCAATGAAGATGAGAATATTGAAAATAGGATAGTCTGTATTCCTCCTGAACCCAGTATGGAGGAATCCATTAAAGAAGAATTTGAGGATAAATCTTTGGCAATGAATCCGGAACCTCCAGAATTCCACGAGCCTAGCCCAGAAAGAATGGATCACACAGAATTTGGAACGAATCCACCCAATCCGAATTTCAAACCAATTCCAGAATTAAAATCAGAGATCAAACCCATTGACAACCTTTACAGTGGATTGGACGATACAGAAATAAATACGGtaataacagaaaaatattctttactATCAGAGAATGAAACAGAAGAGAAAAGTACATTGTTAGGAGATAAATCTCCTAAGAAGGATGAATTCTTAGCTCCTCTGCCAGAGCTATCTAAATGGGAAAGGGATGACACGGTGGAAAAAGGTGATGAAATATGCGACACTTCTATAGAAAAGATCCAAACGGACGAACCTAAAAGTACTAAAGTAGTAACATCAGAGGTGTTAAAACGAGCTGAAAATGCGATATTCCAAAAAGCGATCAACGCCATTAGGCCAATTGAAATAAAGAAGATAAGCGAAAGTAGAAAGGTACTGTATCAAAATCCAGAACCTAAGGTAATTGAAACTGAACCAAATAGAGAACCCAGAAAGAGCGTGAACGTAACGATAAACGTCGGACGAAATGAGAGGAACGTTGAAATAACGGAACCGGTAAAGAAAGCCAAATTGGACAGAACAAAATTCAAGCCGGTACCAGAAACTTATTCACCTACGAGACTTTCAGCTAAGGAAAGGCTGGGTGAGAAGGTAGAggagaataaagaaagaaaaattagtcCTATTAAAAGTTTCTTAGACAGGCGCGAAGGAAAGGGTGAAAATCAATCTAGAAGTAGATCTCCTAGGATTAGAGATAAAAGAATTTCTCCGCTGTTAGACAGACGCGTCGATTCGTCGTTAAATTTACcaggaaacgaaagaaaagtaTTTCTGGATGACAGAAAACGAGAGAACAAGGATCGTTCGAAGGACAGAAACGAGTTTAGGAATGAACGACACGACATGAGATCTGACAGGGATCCAAGGGGAGATTTTAGATCAACGCGAAACGATGTTAAAGATAAAGACAGGGATAAGGAGAGGGATAGAGAAAGAAGAGGTAGAACACCGTCTTGTACATTTAAAAGAAATGATATTTCGAAGATAAGTCTTTTAAAAGGTAGAGACGATGATAGTGATAGAAGGAGGGAGAAGAAGTCTAAAGAGgataagaagaggaagaaggaccATCGAAGTAGGAGTAAATCTAAAGAACACAAAaaacgaaaagagaaaaaacacAAGAAGGATAAGGAAAAGAATTCAGAAAAGAAACAGAAGCACAAAGAGAATATTGTTCTGAAAGATAAAGTTGAAACCAGtgaaacgaaaataaattatgaaaatcctGAACCTCCTGTCGTTGAATCGATAAAGAAGCAAAGAAAGAATCCAAGGCTGGTATCTGATCGTAAACGTAGCATACTTGATGAAGCTAATTTCGAGCCTGATTATAGTGCTTCAGATTCTGAATCTGACGGCGAAGATGGTAAAGTAATGCCGTTACCAGCTAAGAAGCTTAAACTAGACGAGCCGGACATGGAAAAAGAAATGGACATAAAACCTCTTAAAAAGCGATCAAAATCAACAAGTAGCGAGGATTCGTCTAGTAGTTCGGACAGTTCAAGCACAGATACTGATAGTTCAGACGAGTcacacaaaaagaagaagaaaaagcacaAGAAGCATAAGAAGAAGAAGTCTATAAAAAAGGATAGTAGTTCTGATACAGATTCATATTCGGACTCCTCAGATACAAGTAGCGACGAGGAGAAACACAAAAAGAAATCAAAAAAGTCGAAGAATAGAAACAAACAagctaagaagaagaaaaagtccAAACACAAATGA